The sequence TCAGTTGTCCCACAAAGCGTAGCCTGTATTTGATATCGGGGAAGAAAGTCAAGAAAGAGTCGGCTGGCCCCACCGTACGTGTCCTTGATGGAAACCACTCGTTTGCCGGGAGCCAACAAAGCAAATAATGTGTTACTAATGGCACCCATACCGGTTGCAAAAGACGTAGCTGCTTCGGCTTTTTCCAGAATTCGGATTTTTTCTTCGAGTACATGTACGGTAGGGTTCGTATTTCGGCTATAGATATAGCCATCGGCCTTACCGGTTGCTACCTTATGCCACTCGTCCAGGTCATCATACGCAAAAGCAACACTATTGATAATTGGCGTTGTAACGGCTCCATTGGTAAACGGATCGGTCTCACCGGCCCATACTGATGCTGTACTTTTTTTGTACTTCGAAAAATCCATCCTAAGCGCTAGTTTTCAGGTTGTTATTAAGGAGAGTTGCAGAATACCATCTGAAAATATTTCGCAATTCTCCTTAATAATACGTAAAAAAGCCCGCCGGACATAGCCTGTCAACGGGTCGATAAGGGATTACCCGATCATTTTAGATGCTCAGCCAGACAACGGTCAACGTTATGTAAGCCAGTTCGCAGTTCATGGGCAGTGGGATAGCCAAACCCGATGCGCATGTAGATCATATCCTGTTCGAACCAATGGCCTGGTCCTACAAGGGTTTGATAATGAGTATACAGCGACTGGTAAAAGTCGTTCGTATTGATTGAGTAGCCTGCTTTTAAACGCGGAAAGCAAACGACACCGGCTGTTGGCTCTACCCACTCAAGATAAGGTGTTTCGGAGAAGAATTGGCGTGTAATGTTAAAATTGGTACGGATGCGCTGATGCGTTTCTCTGAGCCGATTGGCCTGATTTTGTAAAATATTCAGCGCAATTTGTTCATCTACAACCGAATTAGTGATCAAGATCTGCTCTTTTGCTGCCAGAAACTGGTGCATTAATGCAGCATCGCGGCAAATGATCCAGCCAATGCGAATGCCCGGCACGCCAAACGCCTTCGAGAGTGAACTGACCGAAATGACGTTTCTGCTTTTTTCGGCCAGATAGGGGAGAAGCGGGGTCTGGAAATTCAGATAGCGGTAAGTTTCGTCAACAAGAAGATAACAGTTATGCGCTTCTGCCAGGTTAATCAGTTCATTCAGAATATTTTCTGGAACAACGGTACCCGTTGGGTTATGCGGATTGGTAATACTGATGAGTCGGGTATTAGGCTGAATAGCGCGTCGGATATGATCCACATTCAGGGCAAAGCGCTCGTCAAACGTCAGTTCGACAATACTCATCGCGCAGTTGATAGCCCTGGGTGTTTCGAGATTGGTTCCGTAATTGGGACGAACGACTATTAAATGGTCTTTTTCGCTGAGTAGCGTGGTGGCAATAATAAACAAAGCCGTAGCGGCACCGCTGCAAACCAGCACATCGTCTGATTGAAGAAGTGGGCTCTCGCTGGCAATACAATCGAGTAGTTCAGGATGCCCCCGGTGATGGCCATAACACAACAGCAAATCATCCAGCCGGAGGTTCAGATCACTTAGTTGAATATCCCGAACAGAGCTTTCGGCCAGGTTGTAGTGGATGGCTGAATAGCCTATTTCTTCCGGCGATTCGATTTCAATTGGCATCCTTGTGTACTTCATTCGGGTAGCGGTGTTAGTGAAAATAAAGTCACGATTCGGTGCTGGCTACGTGTGAGAAGTGTCTTTGATTTTGCCCAGTTATCAGTCAAATTTTCAGTCACTTATTGGATAGCTCGCGCATAGTGATCAGGTGTTTGGCCAGCAGCGGATTATCGGCCATCAACGATTTGATATGATTGAGCGTTTTTTCGGGAAGTTGTTGAGGTGTCCGACTAATAATATCGACCCCTTCCGACGTAAAAAGAGTTCTTGAAAACCAGATAACTGCCCATTGCCCATTGGGATCCTGCAGAACAATCTGCCACTTGCTGCGTAGTAAACCTAAAACCCCTTTGCCACGCCATGTATAGGTTGACGAATCGTTTTTTGACTGATAATCGAAGCCTGTGAGTGTTTTGGTTTCTCCCTTTTTCTGGTACTTGACTTCATCCAGCAAAACAGTCGTTTCGGCTTTTATGTCGCTGACTGAATACGTGAAGGTAGGGTTGGTTTTGTCGCCTTTCAGCCACATTGGGAAGTTTGTACTGCAAATAAACCAGGTTCCAAGTAGTGTCTGGACGATAGGTGTTAAATAAAAAGGAGAAAGCATTGGCGATAATTTAGTAGAGAATGGTCTGTTTTAAGAAACTGTTCAGAGACGAGGTAGGTTTTCGAGTAAAGCAAAAGCCCTGTGTTCTTGCCTGATTCCAACTACCCTTGATCAGCTAAACGAATGATTGTTGCCCAGGAAAAAGATGTAGCGATCCCTACCTATTCACTACAGCAAAGTAGCAGTTTTGGCAATACAGTATTTGAGATCGTAGAATCCAACAACGAAATTCGTCGGCACCGGTCAAATTTTCTGGTGCCGCATCGTAAGGGCTATTATTTTTTGTGTCTGGTCCGGAAGGGCACGAGCCGCCACTGGGTTGATTTTGTGCCGTATACGCTCCAGTCCAATACAATCTATTTTTCGGTTCCACAACAAGTACAGGTTAAGGAAAAAGTCGAACCGATGGATGGAATAATTCTTTCGTTCACGGAGGAATACATTCAGATGGAAGAAAATCGGTCGCTCCGACAGCTCCCGATTATTCAGAATCCCGACAATGCACACGAAATGAAACTGACGCCGGAGAACCTGCAATTTCTGGACGATTTATTCGGTAAAATGCTGGTAGAGTTCAATACCGAGCGGAATTGGCGAAATAACATGCTGCACTCGTATGTCAATGTGCTGTTGATTTACCTGAGTCGTTTATATACGGAGCAGTTTCAGGCCGATCATAGCTCACCTGATCGTAGTTTATTGAAGCGATTCTGGTCCAGTATCGACAGCCATTTCGATACACTTCATCAAGTTGCCGACTATGCGAATCTGCTAAACTTAACACCCGGCCACCTCAACGATCGAATAAAACAACAAAGCGGAAAAACGGCTATTGAGCATATTCACGAAAGACTGGTGCTGGAAGCTAAACGCCGGTTGTTACATACCGACCTGTCGGCCAAAGAAATCGCCTGGCAACTGGGTTTCGAAGATGGAGCCTACTTCCACCGGTTCTTCAAACGCCTGACGGGCGAGACTCCGACTACCTTCCGGACAACGATCCGCGAAATGTACCATTGAAACCGTCATCCGGTCAATAACCGCGCCTGATCGAGCCTGTAGTTTTGTGACCTCAACAAGCACGAAATAGTATGAGCTTAGAATCTGAGCAAAACAAGGCCATTGTTACCCGTTTCAACAAGGAAGCGATTGAAGAAGGTCGCCTTGCCGTATTCGAGGAACTAATCGACACTACGTTTATCAATCACACTGCTCCCGCTGGGATGCCGTCGGGAAAAGATGGTGTCATTCGATTCATTATCGACGTATTGCGCCCGGCGTTCCCGGATTTGCGCGTCGAAATTTACGACCAGGTTGCCGAAGAGGATAAAGTCGTTACCCGGAAAGCGTTTCATGGCACCCATCTCGGCATGTTTATGGGCATTCCGGCTACAGGTAAAGCCATTGTTTTCCCAGTGATTGACATTATCCGATTGCAACAAGGGAAATACATCGAGCACTGGAGTATCCGAGATACCCACGCTGTTCTTCAACAACTCTCGCAACCTTAAACCAACTTTCATGAAAACTGTATTGATTACCGGTGCCAATAAAGGCATCGGGCTGGAAGCTGCAGCCGAATTAGTCCGTTTAGGGTATTTTGTTTATCTGGGCTGCCGAAATCTGACACTGGGCCAGGAAGCCATAAAAGAACTCCAGAAACGGGGTTTAACCAATCTGGCACTTATTGAGCTGGATGTGACCAAACCCGAATCCATCAAAAAAGCGGCTGAACAGGTTGCCGAAAAAAGCTCATCGCTGGATGGATTGATCAACAATGCCGGTATTTCAGGAGCGTTTCCGCAGGCTGCGTCGACAACACCCATTGAGATCATTCGGACTGTTTTTGACACAAATGTCTTTGGCGTAATTCAGGTAACGCAGGCGTTTCTACCCTTGCTCCGACAATCGGATGCGCCCCGAATCGTGAACGTAAGCAGTGATCTGGGGTCATTGGGCAACCATTCGAATCCGGATTATGAATTTTATGGCTTGAGTCCAGCTGCTTATACACCGTCAAAATCAGCCCTTAACGCGTATACCGTCATGCTGGCGAAGGAGTTGAGAGACACACCGTTTAAGGTCAATAGTGTCAATCCGGGCTATACAGCTACGGATTTCAATCACCATACTGGCTATAAACCAGTCGATCAGGCAGGTCGTTTTGTAGCCAGTTTTGCAGCACTGGATGCCGACGGACCCACCGGGCGATTTTTTAGCGAAACCGGAGAAACACCCTGGTAAACTTATTTCATAAACGATTTTAATCCAATGAAAACGTATCTTATCTTGATTCGTGAACCAGACGGTCGGTCAACAATTCCCTCGGCAGAGGAAACGCGTCAGCACCAGCTTGACTGGAAAGCCTGGATCGGCAATTTATTGGAAAAAGACCACTGGAAAGGCGGAGCATCATTAACGCTGTCAGGCAAAGTGATGCGCCCAACTCATATAGGGCCTCAGGTTTCTGAAGGACTATATCAGGTAAACGGACAGGAAATCGTCGGTGGTTATTTACTTCTAAAAGCTACTGATTTTGACGAAGTGATTGGCTTGATAAAAACCTGCCCCGTTTTTGATGCGGATGGATTTGTTGAAATCCGGGAGACGATGTGAAGTTAAAGTAAATAATGAGTTTGTCGGTTCTTAAAATCAGGTTTGTAAAAAATGAGAAACTATTTCCCTCACCTGAATCAGGAGAGGGAAACGGGTAAGAAATTAATCATAAGGCATATTTACAACTTTAATTTTATTCTCATTTTACCTAAAACGGCTGTAATACCTATAGTCAGGAAAGCAAACAAAAGTGATTTTAGTAGCCCAACTAGGCCGGTTTTTAATGATTCAGGTAGCGAAATGTCGGCCAGACTGACGAAACTATAAAACAGATAAGGGATCAGGTAGCAGGTTAGCGTGCTGGTTCCGGCGGGTTTTATCACATCAAACCATTGTGCTTTTCCATTCAGATCAACCAGCCAATAGGTTATCGCGTAGACTATAAATGCGATACCGCAGCAAAGAAAAATCCAGGTAGGAGTAGCATGTATTTTTGAGATGATAAAGAAATTTCGGGCCAAGAAGCCTGCTCCGAGGAATAAGATACCAATTCCGGTATAAAGTATAGGTAACTGCTGTGTTTTATCTGTTTGCTGTGAACGTATCAAAAGAAGTGTGGCCAGAATACCGGCAAAGGCAAATGAATTGAATGCGCCATTGTCCGGAATCCAGGTGCGCGGACCATCAGGCCACACCGTGTGCAGCCATCCCGCATGGCCCGCTATGCTTAAAAGGGTGAAGAAAAACCAGGAAACAATCAGTAAAGGCGGCTGTTTGTAAAGAAATAAATAAAGGATCGAGCAGGTTAAATAGGTCCAGCCGATAAGGCCCAAAATGCCCCACCATTGTGGTACCATCCGGGCCAGATTCGTATCGGGGCCGCCTTTGAAAATAACGGCCAGGACTATCAACAGACAAACGCCCAGCAATTGCAGGCCGATGAAAACGATTTTCTGGATACCTTCCCGATTCGGATATTGATTCCAGATGAGAAAAAATCCGGTAACCATCAGAATCTGAAACCAATCCGAGCTCATGCCGGTCGCATTGGCATTCAGATCAGGCACATTGACCGTAAAGACACCCATCACCAGCAAGGCAAACGACCGAATGATAATGTGCTGAATGATTGCCGCACGCGAGTCCCCTTTGCTGAGACGCTGGCGGATGGAAAAAGGAATCGCCATGCCCAGAATGAACAGAAAGCAGGGAAAAACAGTGTCAGCAAAACCCAGAAAGTCCTGATCCGCATGAGCGTGTTCAAGCCAGACTGGTATGCCCGATAATGTTCCCAGATCATTTACAAAAATCATCGTCAACATGGTTAACGCCCGAAAAACATCAATGGAAAACACTCGTTTTAGCAGTAGATCTACTGTCGTGGATTGAGGTTGAGCAGATACCATGTTGTGGAAGTTATTGAGCCTCGTTTAGTCTTTTTATCTCATTGTACAGCGCTTTGAAGCAATTTGCCTGCGTATTGTTGCCTGCATCCGTATTCACTTTTACACCGTAAAATTCATCCAGAAACGGACCAGCACCCGACCAGACCGTTTGCATCATGCCCTGAAACCGTTCCTTCATTAAGGGTGTGACCGACTTTCGGAATTTGACCATATCCTGCGTCTGCGTGACGGCAAAATCTGGCTTTCGCCAGGGGCAGGTAATCACGCTGAGTCCTTTCGTGGCGAAGTAAACAGCCGTTAGGTCAGGGCGTTCATAGTGCCAGTCGCAGATCATCACGTCTTTTGGGATCAAATCGATTGCTCGGTACGTATTGTTAAAACTACCTTCCCACATGCCGATGCCGGTAGTTTTTCCGTCGATCAATCGGTCGCCCCAAATCCAGAGTTTACGGTTCGTTTTTGCCAGATGATTCCTGATTTCCGTAACCTCGCCAGCGAATAATTCGGCTTTGTCACGACCCGAACAGCGCGGACATTTATCGTCGCCTATAAAAAACACCTCGTCCATACCCGCATGAAACGCATCGGCCTCGAATACGTCACAGATTTCGTCAACCAGCTCAAAAACAACCTTATGAACGCCCGGATGCAAGGGACAGTAACTCTTGCAATAGAGCCCATCAGCATTTGGCCAGACGTATTTGTCAGGCATTTTGACGTGGGGTGTTTCGTCAAATTCAGGGTATACGCGAAGCAGGTTATGCGTTGTGCTGGCCCAGGACTGGTGGCCAAGTAAATTAATCTGGGGAATCAGACGGATATGGTTTTTCTGACAAACCTTCACCAGTTTTTTTACCTCTCGCTTCGACAAGGCAATACTGTCTCGAAGCTCGGGGTGGCTATCAAATTGATAATTAAAATCAACTCTCAAAATCAATGTATTGACTTGCCGGGGAGCCAATTCTTCGTCGATAAACTTGATGAATGTATCCAGTTGTTTAGGCTGTGGAGCCGCAATGCAAAATCCACGGACGGGTAAAAGACTATCTAGTTTCGATTGGGCGAAAGCGATTTGGGTAACGAAAATATAGGCAATAGCGATAATTACGAAAAGCTTGGTCATTTGCGATGAATGTGAGCGTTTATCAACGTCAGGAACAGTATCGAAAGACCAAACCCGTTCTATTCTATTCAACTGAGTACCTAGTTTTTTACCGCGCTACCTCAATTTTATACTTTTTGCCCTTCATTTTCTCCTGACTAATCAATGCTAATAACGCCTGAACTTTCTCCTGTTTAACGGCGGCAAATGAAATAAAATCTTTGACTTCAATGAGTCCTAAATCGCCTTTGTCCAGATGCCCTTTTTGGGAGAAAAAACCCACGATATCAATTTTGTTGAGTTTGTTTTTCTTGCCGCCACTGATATAAAGCGTTGCAAAGTCGGGTGGCCTGGGAAGAGTTGGTTCTCCAGGTTGTTTTTCGGTTGATAATCTAAACTCGTCAAGCGATGCATCCAGGTATGTTGGGCGAGGTTCATCGCGAAACAAAATCACATAGGCTGTTCCTGATGCGTGCATACGTGCCGTTCGCCCGTTACGATGCGTAAACTCGTGTTCCTGCAAGGGTAAGTGATAATGGATCACATACTTCATTTCCGGAATGTCGAGCCCACGAGCCGCTAAATCAGTCGTTACCAGATACCTGGTGCTTCCGTTTCTGAATTGAATCAATGCCCGTTCGCGGTCGATCTGCTCCATACCGCCATGATATACGAGCGAATGAATACCCCGCTCGGCCAGTAATTCGCTGGTGCGTTCGGCGGCATCCCGATGGTTACAGAAAATCAATGCCGCTTCTGAATTGAGGGAACAAAGCAGCTCAAATAAGGTGTCCAGTTTATCTTTCGATTCTGAATAGACAACTTGTATGGTTAAGCCTGATGACTCGTCGTTCTCAGCCGTGAATGTCAGTTTGGTTGGTGACTTGAGCCGGATAAAATCAGGTATAGTGATGCCCGACGTTGCCGAAACCAGCACGCGTTTCCGGAGGTTGCGTAACCCACCGATTATAAAGTCCATTTCGTCATGAAACCCGAGCGCCAACGACTTGTCGAACTCGTCGAGAACAAGTGTATGAATGCCTTCCAGCGAAAACGACCGGCGGGTAATGTGGTCCGCGATTCGGCCCGGCGTGCCAATCAGAAGGGCTGGCGGATTGCTCAGGTTCCTGATTTCAGTTTCTACAGGGTGACCACCGTAACAAACATTTACTTTATAACCCGTTGCCATTTTTTTCCAGACCTGCTCAATCTGCAAGGCCAACTCGCGGGAAGGAGCCAGAATGAGGCATTGTACAGTTTTCTGCTCAGGCCTGAGTAGCTGAAGAATAGGTAACAGAAAGCCGACGGTTTTTCCTGAACCGGTGGGGGCGATTAAAAACGTATCGTTATCTTGCCGGATCGCTTTTTGGGCGGCTTCCTGCATGGGGTTTAAAGCCGAAATACCCAGGTTTGTCAGGATCTGTGCTTGTTGCTGAGGGGTTATCATACTGTAAAAGTAGCCCAAAATGCGGGGGCTACTAAAGATTAGCCCTACCTTCGTAGTCTATTTGACCAGTATGACTATGAATTTCGACGAACTGAATCTGAATAAACCCCTCCTGAATGCATTAAGCGATCTCGGGTATACAACACCTACAACGATCCAGGAAAAGGTATTTTCGGTCGTTATGTCGGGTCAGGATGTGTGCGCAATTGCCCAGACGGGAACGGGAAAAACATTTGCTTATCTGTTGCCCTGTCTTCGGCAATTTCAATTTTCGAAGGAAAAACTCCCCCAGTTATTGATTATCGTTCCAACGCGCGAACTGGTCGTTCAGGTTGTTGAAGCGGTAGAAAAACTGACAACATACATGAATCTGGTCGTGGTTGGTGTATACGGTGGCGTCAATATGAAGACCCAACTCGCGGAGGTTCGACAGGGGATCGATGTGTTAGTAGCCACGCCCGGACGCCTGGCCGACTTACTATTGAATGGGGCCGTAAAAACGAAAGCTATCAAGAAACTCGTGATCGACGAGTTCGACGAAATGCTGAATCTTGGATTTCGTACCCAGCTAAAAATTATTCTGGACTTGTTGCCCCATAAGCGGCAGAACCTGTTGTTCTCGGCTACCCTTACCGACGATGTAGACCAACTGGTCAATGCCTACTTTAATAAGCCTGTTCGGGTAGAAGCGGCTCCGGTTGGCACTCCGCTGGAAAATATTGAACAGACGGGCTACGAAGTGCCGAATTTTTATACGAAGGTTAATCTGTTGCGATTGCTGGTAGAGCAGGATTCGACCATGAATAAAGTCCTGGTTTTTACGGCGACCAAACAACTGGCCGATCAATTGTATGAGCAGTTAGAATCCGATTATTCGGAACGACTGGGGGTTATTCACTCCAATAAATCGCAGAATGCCCGTTTCAATGCCGTCGAGCAATTTAAGTCAGGTACGTATCGCCTTCTGATTGCCACGGATATCATTGCGCGCGGCATCGATGTAGCCAACGTATCGCATGTCATCAACTTCGACACGCCGGACGTGCCAGAGAGCTACATTCACCGCATTGGACGAACCGGACGTGCCGACAAAAAAGGTATCGCCATTACGTTCATTACCGAAGCCGAAAAAGAGAAACTTGCGGCTATTGAAGCGCTCATGAATTACCAGGTTCCGCGGTTGCCGCTGCCCGAAAAACTCACAATTTCGGACGAACTGACGGACGATGAGAAGCCTAAAGTGTACATGAAAACGATTGAGGTTAAGGAACCCAAACGTGAAGATGTGGGACCAGCTTTTCATGAGAAAATTGCGAAAAACAAGAAGGTAAATGTTCGGCGCGATCATGCCGCCGAAAAGATGTTAAAGTACGGAAGACCCATCAAGCGGAGTGGCAAGAAAAATAAATAGCCCGTCAGCAGGTGAAGGGTGCTTACTCAACTTTATTCAGACTATACCGATCTCCTTTCCGTTTCACCGTTAATTGAAAGACTGTCAGTTGATCGGGATGTTTGATCTGAAGCCGGTAGTTTCCAACCGGTAGCTGGTTGATATCAAAATAGCGCGTGTATTCGAGGGATTTGTTGTGTTCTCGGTAATATTCCATCTGTTGCGCATCATCGGTTAGGGTAATATAGATTGGGATATGTTCGGGATTGGTGCAGTACAGCACCAGCTTGCCTAAGTCAGTTACGACCGAATTTGCCGAAAATGTAAGGTCTGCTTTCTGTAACGAGGAAGCTTCCAGAACAGTAGTAGGGGTCGAATGTCCGGCAGAGCGCGAAAACTGGGCGGAATTACTCGCGAGTAAGTCATGAGATTCAATCTGGTAATCAAGCAGATGACGGTTGGTAAGTCGATCTAATAGTTCATCGAACAGACGGACATTGCGCCGGGTTAATTTGACATATCGTCCGGGTAGTTTCTCCTCGTATATGACCTGGTGCGCTGTGTTAAAGAATTGAATATGGGTGGTCCGGGTTTTGTAATCGGTTCGAAGTTTCCAGTAAGCTCCTGAGGAGTCAATTGGGCTGGTGTCTGTTGTTGAGAAATTGGAGTTGGATTGCGCCAGAACCGGCATTGAACCAACCAGCATACTAACGGCAAGTAGCAGCCAGTATCGGCAATTTGCATGCGAAGAAACCATCATAGTTGCTGTTTACTGTTCTTAGAATAAAACACAGATTCTGTATTTCATAATGCTTTGTTTACCTCTGGAAAGGGTATCGACCGTATCGAGTAATGGAATTAATGCCACAAATTCGCCCGGGTCGTTTTATCGCATTAGTCTAAGGTTAAGATAGGTTCAGCAAACTGGCTGAGTTCATTTCATTTAGTAGTGCAAAGCGCTTGCCAAAGAAGAAAAATGGCTAAATCTGTTCAGAAAAGCCATTTTTTGCTGGTAAATATAAAGTTGCTGTCCGTTTGTGGACAATCCACGTACGCATCTGGACAGCAACAGTCAGTCAACAACGGACTACCTCAATGCTAATGCATCAGAAAAGGCATTGAGGTAAAATAAAGGCTGGAAACGGCTCACCAATCATTCATTCACCAAGTAAAATTCATATGCCTTTTTCGTCACTCGGCTTGTCGAAGCCACTCCTGAAAGCAGTAGCAACCCAGAATTACACCAAACCCTATCCGATTCAGCAGGATGCCATACCCGCTATTCTGCATGGGAAAGATATTCTAGGAATCGCTAAAACGGGTTCGGGTAAGACGGCAAGTTTCGTGCTGCCAATCCTGGAGCTGTTTCTACGCCGGCAACTGGCCAAAAATAACCTTGTTAAAGTTCTTGTTCTGGTGCCTACCCGCGAACTGGCTATTCAGGTCGCTGATGTATTCCAGGCATTTAGTGAGAAAATTCCCCGGCAGGTTAAAACGTTGGCCGTTTATGGGGGCGTATCCATTAATCCACAGATGATAGCGATACGGGATGCCGAAATCGTTGTGGCAACTCCCGGTCGGTTGCTGGATCTGATCGCATCAAATGCTGTCCAGTTGTCGGCAGTTGAGGTTCTTGTACTCGACGAAGCTGATAAAATGCTTGATCTAGGTTTCGCCGACGAAATGAACCAGGTATTTGAACTGTTGCCAACCCGGCGGCAAACGATACTTTTTTCGGCCACATTGGGCGATGCTATAGAAACGATCAATAAAAACGTGTTGCGAAATCCAGTTAAAATTGAGGTTGTAGAAGAAGCTGAAAATCTGGATTTGATTAAGCAAATCGCCTATCGTGTCGATCCCGAACGGAAAGGGCCGTTGTTGCGGTATTTGATTAAATCGGGAGCTATGAAGCAGGTGCTGGTCTTTGTTTCCTCTACCCGAACGGCAGACAACGTGGTTACCAAGCTAAACAAAAATGGCATTCAGGCGGCTGCTATCCATAGCGGAAAAACCCAGGGTGCCCGAACAGATGCCCTAACAAAATTCAAGGCGGGTCGCTTGACTGTACTAGTCGCTACCGACCTTATTTCCAGAGGTATTGATATACAGTTATTGCCCCATGTGATCAATTTTGAATTACCCCGATCGCCCAAAGATTACATTCACCGAATTGGCCGAACGGGTCGCGCTGAATCGGAAGGAGAAGCGATTTCGCTGATCTGCCCTGACGACGAACATCACTTTAAAATCATTCAGAAAAAGATGGGCAAACGGGTCGAGATTCTTGAAACCACAGAATTGGATTTGCTGGGATATTGACGATAATCTGCTGATTACAAGACTTTTGATTTTTGGGTAGTGCTCGCCAGTACTCTGCACCGAATATTGACTCATCGGTTCAAATGGCTAAAAATCAGGCTTCTTATTGACTCATACATTAAACCAACCCGCTCTACGTTATTCTAAGAGTAAACAAGTAAGGAGAATGGCGAGTTGATTGTCAGGACAGATCAATCTGCTAACATCTCACTAAAATTCACGGATATGAAAACGATTCATAATAAACTAACCTTGATTTTACTGGCCACTATTCTGGGCCATTCGATCCATGCACAGACCCGATTGGGTTGGGCTCCACAAACAACGGGTGCTGTAGTAGGCGCAGGAGTTGGAGCGGTGGCTGGTGCTGTTATCAACAAGCGTAACCCTGCTGTTGGTGGGGTAGTTGGTGGCGTAATTGGAGGAGCTACCGGATACGCGGTGGGTAAACAAAAGAAAAAACGCTGGAGTCCACAGGCAAAAGGTACAGCCATTGGTGCCGGTGTTGGTGGAGCCGCGGGAGCCATTATCAACAAGCGTAACCGGGTAGTTGGTGGCGTAATTGGTGGTGTTGTCGGTGGTGCTGCTGGTTATGGAGTTGGTAAAGTTATAGATAATAAGAACAAGAGAGAAGCTGCTGCCAGAGCCGCTGCCGAACGAGAGGCAATTGCCCGCGCCGAAGCCGAACGAGAAGCCGCTGCCCGTGTTTCTGATCCTGCCAGTACGGACTTGAAGCCTTACGTGGCAACAAATCGCACGAATGGCACCACTCAGGCGGCACCAGTTGTCCAGCCAACGGCACTATATAGCCCTAAGGGATCACCATCCTCCTATATTTTGAGACAGGGCTATCTGCCTAATGAATCCTTCGGTGACGAGTCGACGGCCTACGGCGATTCGGAATACAGACGAAAAAGCTGGTAGTCAGCTGTTCACATAAAAACACCATTCCTTTAACAGGACTTTCTCGCTGGTCGTGTCGTGCCCTAAATAAGGGCACGACACGACCAGGTGGGAACGTGCCATAAATTTTAACAGTCATGAAATCATTCCTTTTGATTATAATCGGTTCTCTATTTTTTACGGCCTGTACAAGTGATGCCGTAAATATTCAGGACCTTAATCGCCAATTTATCGATGCCTGGAACACGAAAAATGCGGACAAAATAGCTGGCTATCTGGCCGAAGATGTGGACTTCGTACAGGGTAATACGCATTTTAAGGGTAAATCGGAAGTCTCGAAAAAGTGGGTTCAGGAAACACTGCCAACGCTTTCTGATTTGAAAACAAATGTAGTAAGTTCGGGTAT comes from Spirosoma aureum and encodes:
- a CDS encoding AraC family transcriptional regulator; protein product: MIVAQEKDVAIPTYSLQQSSSFGNTVFEIVESNNEIRRHRSNFLVPHRKGYYFLCLVRKGTSRHWVDFVPYTLQSNTIYFSVPQQVQVKEKVEPMDGIILSFTEEYIQMEENRSLRQLPIIQNPDNAHEMKLTPENLQFLDDLFGKMLVEFNTERNWRNNMLHSYVNVLLIYLSRLYTEQFQADHSSPDRSLLKRFWSSIDSHFDTLHQVADYANLLNLTPGHLNDRIKQQSGKTAIEHIHERLVLEAKRRLLHTDLSAKEIAWQLGFEDGAYFHRFFKRLTGETPTTFRTTIREMYH
- a CDS encoding DUF5009 domain-containing protein; this translates as MVSAQPQSTTVDLLLKRVFSIDVFRALTMLTMIFVNDLGTLSGIPVWLEHAHADQDFLGFADTVFPCFLFILGMAIPFSIRQRLSKGDSRAAIIQHIIIRSFALLVMGVFTVNVPDLNANATGMSSDWFQILMVTGFFLIWNQYPNREGIQKIVFIGLQLLGVCLLIVLAVIFKGGPDTNLARMVPQWWGILGLIGWTYLTCSILYLFLYKQPPLLIVSWFFFTLLSIAGHAGWLHTVWPDGPRTWIPDNGAFNSFAFAGILATLLLIRSQQTDKTQQLPILYTGIGILFLGAGFLARNFFIISKIHATPTWIFLCCGIAFIVYAITYWLVDLNGKAQWFDVIKPAGTSTLTCYLIPYLFYSFVSLADISLPESLKTGLVGLLKSLLFAFLTIGITAVLGKMRIKLKL
- a CDS encoding pyridoxal phosphate-dependent aminotransferase; the encoded protein is MKYTRMPIEIESPEEIGYSAIHYNLAESSVRDIQLSDLNLRLDDLLLCYGHHRGHPELLDCIASESPLLQSDDVLVCSGAATALFIIATTLLSEKDHLIVVRPNYGTNLETPRAINCAMSIVELTFDERFALNVDHIRRAIQPNTRLISITNPHNPTGTVVPENILNELINLAEAHNCYLLVDETYRYLNFQTPLLPYLAEKSRNVISVSSLSKAFGVPGIRIGWIICRDAALMHQFLAAKEQILITNSVVDEQIALNILQNQANRLRETHQRIRTNFNITRQFFSETPYLEWVEPTAGVVCFPRLKAGYSINTNDFYQSLYTHYQTLVGPGHWFEQDMIYMRIGFGYPTAHELRTGLHNVDRCLAEHLK
- a CDS encoding YciI family protein codes for the protein MKTYLILIREPDGRSTIPSAEETRQHQLDWKAWIGNLLEKDHWKGGASLTLSGKVMRPTHIGPQVSEGLYQVNGQEIVGGYLLLKATDFDEVIGLIKTCPVFDADGFVEIRETM
- a CDS encoding SDR family oxidoreductase, with the translated sequence MKTVLITGANKGIGLEAAAELVRLGYFVYLGCRNLTLGQEAIKELQKRGLTNLALIELDVTKPESIKKAAEQVAEKSSSLDGLINNAGISGAFPQAASTTPIEIIRTVFDTNVFGVIQVTQAFLPLLRQSDAPRIVNVSSDLGSLGNHSNPDYEFYGLSPAAYTPSKSALNAYTVMLAKELRDTPFKVNSVNPGYTATDFNHHTGYKPVDQAGRFVASFAALDADGPTGRFFSETGETPW
- a CDS encoding ester cyclase, whose product is MSLESEQNKAIVTRFNKEAIEEGRLAVFEELIDTTFINHTAPAGMPSGKDGVIRFIIDVLRPAFPDLRVEIYDQVAEEDKVVTRKAFHGTHLGMFMGIPATGKAIVFPVIDIIRLQQGKYIEHWSIRDTHAVLQQLSQP
- a CDS encoding lipocalin/fatty acid-binding family protein produces the protein MLSPFYLTPIVQTLLGTWFICSTNFPMWLKGDKTNPTFTYSVSDIKAETTVLLDEVKYQKKGETKTLTGFDYQSKNDSSTYTWRGKGVLGLLRSKWQIVLQDPNGQWAVIWFSRTLFTSEGVDIISRTPQQLPEKTLNHIKSLMADNPLLAKHLITMRELSNK